In Nomia melanderi isolate GNS246 chromosome 4, iyNomMela1, whole genome shotgun sequence, the following are encoded in one genomic region:
- the LOC116434797 gene encoding uncharacterized protein LOC116434797 isoform X1: MLMCRRLLLIAAAITASIEAGSASYHPGISSDYSGYPGFAAYLGPTPSELTSSATTTPAASSENDAVCRPSEYLCDTGNCIAQDKYCDGENDCGDKSDEPKYCTPCNRTLYGDVGRTYRVEVRRPREDRLPFLCHLNFTAAGSDLGDLVQLTFDTFTVGCFSSFTSEGCPDGYMTIREEGRPATGGQWCGSAWGYTVYYSETPSINLTLYILRLSEQGSGYNFDFKLSYKFLRRSEAHLRYGNSSMSTWRGELVNGTYCDRVLTKCDTRACRLQSPNYPGVYPRNVTCYYRVEQNRAPPGHRALLAVSQRNSHKIHIKDQDVKYDRSQRILRVWDECNVVQDYLTVYDGGSTSDKVLVRLCGGDAVPDIVSSHNTMLLEFHTSPYDNPFHPVPLSFLPGFELEVQVLFVDEKSRTFVKENNNCDFYISSEDSSSGVLENPKHSLPPNTTCRYHFQGKLNEIVWLSFVKYYAASAEASTNIDVASDCNATLLIWDGDYTSDKVTSVRKNITLLGQFCKDDTPKLCDHSLLRNGSRHARPCSLAESYVSSGRDLTLEHILRQGSALYPISFVLRYEFVHEAVSCNHVFGSASASSTSSTPPLSSSSAKIGRFVSPKSVFFYGRGGAQNVSCVYRFEAEPDHRIELSITRASFGNKGCSSYVDPLVNRWTCDRRLAEATKFGSAQLVVAEYPWQGVELVRDCLCSNVTDRIVFRTLTSNAVEVRFTVTLMNVTQDYKDFFFEGEYRFVSLGADTSEQGCSTKLEKRRLRGTSGEISLRSPLPRVIPGVAAVEEILTNTEDLTATQCVNEPWLIEPEDARINFLYLRTAGYSITLDNVEDCTTLNRIIVYSASNTKERSVICPEGGVDTARTVDFFSGGWNYSAINASVAMAQHSRSFVVEFLEREPGFYAVTWMAISKRSPNTGVSSNVFTILPQEECPYRCPEIQACISSVLWCDGIRHCPSGFDEEEANCSYRFGITLLYVAVGAGALGIFLILLLATGCLKYCLYRHKARKKKKNVALNVNHLHVNHTHHNNGLTGSRLSGRYNVATPQEMYLENYGKDSIC, from the exons ATGTTGATGTGCCGGCGGTTGCTGCTGATCGCAGCCGCGATCACGGCCTCGATCGAGGCTGGCTCCGCTAGTTACCACCCCGGAATATCGTCGGACTACTCCGGATACCCTGGTTTCGCGGCCTATCTGGGCCCCACGCCGTCTGAGCTCACATCGAGCGCCACTACCACTCCAGCGGCAAGCTCGGAGAACGATGCTGTCTGCAG ACCGTCCGAGTACCTATGCGACACCGGAAACTGCATCGCCCAGGACAAATACTGCGACGGTGAAAATGACTGCGGCGACAAGTCCGACGAGCCCAAATACTGCACCC CGTGCAACAGAACGCTGTACGGCGACGTGGGCAGGACCTACAGGGTGGAGGTCCGCCGGCCGAGGGAGGATCGACTGCCATTCCTGTGTCATCTCAACTTCACTGCCGCCGGGTCTGACCTCGGAGACCTAGTTCAG TTAACGTTTGACACTTTCACCGTGGGTTGTTTCTCGTCGTTCACGTCGGAGGGATGCCCGGACGGGTACATGACCATACGCGAGGAGGGTCGTCCAGCCACCGGGGGCCAATGGTGCGGGAGTGCGTGGGGCTACACCGTGTATTATAGCGAGACGCCTTCCATCAACCTGACTCTGTACATATTGCGACTGTCCGAGCAG GGGAGTGGCTACAATTTCGATTTCAAGTTGTCGTACAAGTTCCTGAGACGCAGCGAGGCTCATCTCAGATACGGGAACAGCAGCATGTCCACGTGGAGGGGGGAGCTGGTGAACGGCACGTACTGCGACCGTGTCCTCACCAAGTGCGACACGCGAGCCTGCCGGCTCCAATCGCCGAATTACCCGGGCGTTTATCCCAGAAACGTCACCTGCTATTACCGCGTCGAGCAGAACCGCGCTCCTCCCGGCCACCGGGCGTTGCTGGCCGTGAGTCAACGGAACAGCCATAAAATACACATTAAGGACCAGGATGTGAAATACGACAGAAGCCAGAGGATATTAAG AGTCTGGGACGAGTGCAACGTGGTGCAGGACTACCTGACCGTGTACGACGGCGGCTCCACGTCGGACAAGGTGTTGGTCAGACTGTGCGGAGGGGACGCGGTGCCGGACATCGTCAGCAGCCACAACACGATGCTACTCGAGTTCCACACGTCTCCGTACGACAATCCGTTTCACCCTGTCCCTCTGTCCTTCTTGCCGGGCTTCGAGCTGGAGGTTCAG GTGCTGTTCGTGGACGAGAAGTCCAGGACGTTCGTGAAGGAGAACAACAACTGCGACTTTTATATATCCAGCGAGGACAGCTCGTCGGGTGTCCTGGAGAATCCCAAGCACTCGCTGCCGCCCAACACGACATGCCGCTACCACTTCCAGGGTAAGCTGAACGAGATAGTCTGGCTGTCGTTCGTCAAGTACTACGCGGCCAGCGCGGAGGCCTCGACGAACATCGACGTCGCGTCCGACTGCAACGCGACGCTCCTCATATGGGACGGCGACTACACGTCGGACAAAGTGACCTCCGTTCGCAAG AACATCACGCTTCTGGGGCAGTTCTGCAAGGACGACACGCCCAAGCTCTGCGACCACAGCCTGCTGCGGAACGGCAGCCGCCACGCGAGGCCCTGCAGCCTCGCCGAGAGCTACGTGTCGTCGGGCAGGGACCTCACGCTCGAGCACATCCTGCGGCAAGGGAGTGCGCTCTACCCGATCAGTTTCGTGCTGCGGTACGAGTTCGTGCACGAGGCGGTCTCCTGCAACCACGTGTTCGGCTCCGCGTCGGCTTCATCCACGTCTTCCACGCCCCCCCTGTCCTCGTCCTCCGCTAAGATCGGCAGATTCGTGTCGCCGAAAAGTGTGTTCTTCTACGGACGCGGTGGTGCGCAGAACGTTAGCTGTGTGTATCGTTTCGAGGCGGAGCCGGACCACAGGATAGAACTGTCGATAACCAGGGCCTCGTTCGGCAACAAAGGATGTTCCTCGTACGTAGATCCTTTGGTCAACCGGTGGACCTGCGACCGGCGCTTGGCCGAGGCGACCAAGTTCGGCAGCGCGCAGCTCGTTGTCGCGGAGTACCCTTGGCAAGGCGTTGAACTG GTTCGCGACTGCCTGTGCTCGAACGTTACCGACAGAATCGTCTTCAGAACCCTGACGTCGAACGCGGTGGAGGTCCGGTTCACGGTCACCCTGATGAACGTCACCCAAGACTACAAGGACTTCTTCTTCGAAGGAGAGTATCGTTTCGTCTCTCTGGGAGCTGACACGAGCGAGCAGGGCTGCTCGACGAAGCTCGAGAAACGACGATTACGTGGGACCAGTGGTGAGATCTCTCTGAGAAGTCCTCTGCCCCGGGTGATTCCCGGCGTGGCCGCCGTGGAGGAGATTCTGACCAACACGGAGGACCTCACCGCGACGCAGTGCGTCAACGAGCCCTGGCTGATCGAGCCGGAGGACGCTCGCATCAACTTCCTCTATTTAAGGACTGCCGGATACAGTATTACTCTAGATAACGTCGAAGACTGCACCACGCTGAACCGTATTATCGTTTACTCGGCCTCCAACACGAAGGAGCGCAGCGTGATCTGCCCCGAGGGCGGCGTCGACACTGCCAGAACCGTTGACTTCTTCTCCGGCGGCTGGAACTATAGCGCGATAAACGCCAGCGTCGCCATGGCGCAGCATTCCAGGAGCTTCGTCGTCGAATTCCTTGAGAGGGAGCCTGGTTTCTATGCTGTCACGTGGATGGCTATCTCTAAACGGTCTCCTAATACAGGCGTTAGCTCCAACGTCTTCACCATACTGCCCCAAGAAGAGTGTCCATATAG GTGTCCGGAGATCCAGGCGTGCATAAGCTCGGTGTTGTGGTGCGACGGGATCCGCCACTGCCCGTCAGGCTTCGACGAGGAGGAGGCCAACTGTTCGTACCGCTTCGGCATAACGTTGCTGTACGTGGCCGTGGGTGCCGGTGCCCTGGGGATCTTCCTGATCCTCCTGCTCGCGACCGGCTGCCTGAAGTACTGCCTCTACCGTCACAAAGCCCgcaagaaaaagaagaacgtCGCCCTGAACGTGAACCACCTCCACGTGAACCACACTCACCACAACAACGGCCTGACGGGTAGTCGCCTGAGCGGACGTTACAACGTGGCCACGCCTCAGGAGATGTACCTAGAGAACTACGGGAAGGACAGTATTTGTTGA
- the LOC116434797 gene encoding uncharacterized protein LOC116434797 isoform X2 — translation MTIREEGRPATGGQWCGSAWGYTVYYSETPSINLTLYILRLSEQGSGYNFDFKLSYKFLRRSEAHLRYGNSSMSTWRGELVNGTYCDRVLTKCDTRACRLQSPNYPGVYPRNVTCYYRVEQNRAPPGHRALLAVSQRNSHKIHIKDQDVKYDRSQRILRVWDECNVVQDYLTVYDGGSTSDKVLVRLCGGDAVPDIVSSHNTMLLEFHTSPYDNPFHPVPLSFLPGFELEVQVLFVDEKSRTFVKENNNCDFYISSEDSSSGVLENPKHSLPPNTTCRYHFQGKLNEIVWLSFVKYYAASAEASTNIDVASDCNATLLIWDGDYTSDKVTSVRKNITLLGQFCKDDTPKLCDHSLLRNGSRHARPCSLAESYVSSGRDLTLEHILRQGSALYPISFVLRYEFVHEAVSCNHVFGSASASSTSSTPPLSSSSAKIGRFVSPKSVFFYGRGGAQNVSCVYRFEAEPDHRIELSITRASFGNKGCSSYVDPLVNRWTCDRRLAEATKFGSAQLVVAEYPWQGVELVRDCLCSNVTDRIVFRTLTSNAVEVRFTVTLMNVTQDYKDFFFEGEYRFVSLGADTSEQGCSTKLEKRRLRGTSGEISLRSPLPRVIPGVAAVEEILTNTEDLTATQCVNEPWLIEPEDARINFLYLRTAGYSITLDNVEDCTTLNRIIVYSASNTKERSVICPEGGVDTARTVDFFSGGWNYSAINASVAMAQHSRSFVVEFLEREPGFYAVTWMAISKRSPNTGVSSNVFTILPQEECPYRCPEIQACISSVLWCDGIRHCPSGFDEEEANCSYRFGITLLYVAVGAGALGIFLILLLATGCLKYCLYRHKARKKKKNVALNVNHLHVNHTHHNNGLTGSRLSGRYNVATPQEMYLENYGKDSIC, via the exons ATGACCATACGCGAGGAGGGTCGTCCAGCCACCGGGGGCCAATGGTGCGGGAGTGCGTGGGGCTACACCGTGTATTATAGCGAGACGCCTTCCATCAACCTGACTCTGTACATATTGCGACTGTCCGAGCAG GGGAGTGGCTACAATTTCGATTTCAAGTTGTCGTACAAGTTCCTGAGACGCAGCGAGGCTCATCTCAGATACGGGAACAGCAGCATGTCCACGTGGAGGGGGGAGCTGGTGAACGGCACGTACTGCGACCGTGTCCTCACCAAGTGCGACACGCGAGCCTGCCGGCTCCAATCGCCGAATTACCCGGGCGTTTATCCCAGAAACGTCACCTGCTATTACCGCGTCGAGCAGAACCGCGCTCCTCCCGGCCACCGGGCGTTGCTGGCCGTGAGTCAACGGAACAGCCATAAAATACACATTAAGGACCAGGATGTGAAATACGACAGAAGCCAGAGGATATTAAG AGTCTGGGACGAGTGCAACGTGGTGCAGGACTACCTGACCGTGTACGACGGCGGCTCCACGTCGGACAAGGTGTTGGTCAGACTGTGCGGAGGGGACGCGGTGCCGGACATCGTCAGCAGCCACAACACGATGCTACTCGAGTTCCACACGTCTCCGTACGACAATCCGTTTCACCCTGTCCCTCTGTCCTTCTTGCCGGGCTTCGAGCTGGAGGTTCAG GTGCTGTTCGTGGACGAGAAGTCCAGGACGTTCGTGAAGGAGAACAACAACTGCGACTTTTATATATCCAGCGAGGACAGCTCGTCGGGTGTCCTGGAGAATCCCAAGCACTCGCTGCCGCCCAACACGACATGCCGCTACCACTTCCAGGGTAAGCTGAACGAGATAGTCTGGCTGTCGTTCGTCAAGTACTACGCGGCCAGCGCGGAGGCCTCGACGAACATCGACGTCGCGTCCGACTGCAACGCGACGCTCCTCATATGGGACGGCGACTACACGTCGGACAAAGTGACCTCCGTTCGCAAG AACATCACGCTTCTGGGGCAGTTCTGCAAGGACGACACGCCCAAGCTCTGCGACCACAGCCTGCTGCGGAACGGCAGCCGCCACGCGAGGCCCTGCAGCCTCGCCGAGAGCTACGTGTCGTCGGGCAGGGACCTCACGCTCGAGCACATCCTGCGGCAAGGGAGTGCGCTCTACCCGATCAGTTTCGTGCTGCGGTACGAGTTCGTGCACGAGGCGGTCTCCTGCAACCACGTGTTCGGCTCCGCGTCGGCTTCATCCACGTCTTCCACGCCCCCCCTGTCCTCGTCCTCCGCTAAGATCGGCAGATTCGTGTCGCCGAAAAGTGTGTTCTTCTACGGACGCGGTGGTGCGCAGAACGTTAGCTGTGTGTATCGTTTCGAGGCGGAGCCGGACCACAGGATAGAACTGTCGATAACCAGGGCCTCGTTCGGCAACAAAGGATGTTCCTCGTACGTAGATCCTTTGGTCAACCGGTGGACCTGCGACCGGCGCTTGGCCGAGGCGACCAAGTTCGGCAGCGCGCAGCTCGTTGTCGCGGAGTACCCTTGGCAAGGCGTTGAACTG GTTCGCGACTGCCTGTGCTCGAACGTTACCGACAGAATCGTCTTCAGAACCCTGACGTCGAACGCGGTGGAGGTCCGGTTCACGGTCACCCTGATGAACGTCACCCAAGACTACAAGGACTTCTTCTTCGAAGGAGAGTATCGTTTCGTCTCTCTGGGAGCTGACACGAGCGAGCAGGGCTGCTCGACGAAGCTCGAGAAACGACGATTACGTGGGACCAGTGGTGAGATCTCTCTGAGAAGTCCTCTGCCCCGGGTGATTCCCGGCGTGGCCGCCGTGGAGGAGATTCTGACCAACACGGAGGACCTCACCGCGACGCAGTGCGTCAACGAGCCCTGGCTGATCGAGCCGGAGGACGCTCGCATCAACTTCCTCTATTTAAGGACTGCCGGATACAGTATTACTCTAGATAACGTCGAAGACTGCACCACGCTGAACCGTATTATCGTTTACTCGGCCTCCAACACGAAGGAGCGCAGCGTGATCTGCCCCGAGGGCGGCGTCGACACTGCCAGAACCGTTGACTTCTTCTCCGGCGGCTGGAACTATAGCGCGATAAACGCCAGCGTCGCCATGGCGCAGCATTCCAGGAGCTTCGTCGTCGAATTCCTTGAGAGGGAGCCTGGTTTCTATGCTGTCACGTGGATGGCTATCTCTAAACGGTCTCCTAATACAGGCGTTAGCTCCAACGTCTTCACCATACTGCCCCAAGAAGAGTGTCCATATAG GTGTCCGGAGATCCAGGCGTGCATAAGCTCGGTGTTGTGGTGCGACGGGATCCGCCACTGCCCGTCAGGCTTCGACGAGGAGGAGGCCAACTGTTCGTACCGCTTCGGCATAACGTTGCTGTACGTGGCCGTGGGTGCCGGTGCCCTGGGGATCTTCCTGATCCTCCTGCTCGCGACCGGCTGCCTGAAGTACTGCCTCTACCGTCACAAAGCCCgcaagaaaaagaagaacgtCGCCCTGAACGTGAACCACCTCCACGTGAACCACACTCACCACAACAACGGCCTGACGGGTAGTCGCCTGAGCGGACGTTACAACGTGGCCACGCCTCAGGAGATGTACCTAGAGAACTACGGGAAGGACAGTATTTGTTGA